Proteins found in one Enterococcus sp. 9D6_DIV0238 genomic segment:
- the menA gene encoding 1,4-dihydroxy-2-naphthoate polyprenyltransferase, with the protein MSLKVFLQVVEIQTKLASLFPFAVGVLFSIAYFNEFQLGYTLLFFVGMVVFDMATTAINNFMDFKKAKSQKYKYEENIIGSSGIAPSLVRNMIFAMITFAAAVGIFLTIQTGWLFLVMGGVCCFIGIFYTFGPIPLSRMPLGEVFSGFTMGLGIFAMTIYLNVLNDPPFYLQLDWVKGTFALIGSLWSVLAIIWASLPMVFTIANIMLANNLRDLDTDIENHRYTLVYYIGREHGVILFQGLMLACYAVILVGMVFGIYQWPILLTFVSLLQVWKNLKLFKAELPHPKSFGYSIKNLIAFNGCYLLGLLVTIVVKKL; encoded by the coding sequence TTATTTTCCATAGCGTATTTTAATGAGTTTCAGTTAGGCTATACATTATTGTTTTTTGTAGGAATGGTCGTATTCGACATGGCAACAACTGCAATCAATAATTTTATGGATTTTAAAAAAGCAAAGTCTCAGAAGTATAAGTACGAAGAAAATATCATTGGCAGCTCAGGAATCGCTCCCAGTTTAGTGAGAAACATGATTTTCGCTATGATTACTTTTGCTGCTGCGGTTGGTATCTTTTTGACCATCCAAACTGGTTGGTTGTTTTTAGTAATGGGCGGAGTTTGTTGTTTTATCGGTATTTTTTATACCTTTGGTCCGATTCCGTTATCACGGATGCCTTTAGGAGAAGTATTTAGCGGTTTTACGATGGGATTAGGGATTTTTGCTATGACGATCTATTTGAATGTTTTGAATGATCCGCCATTTTATTTACAGTTAGATTGGGTAAAAGGAACGTTTGCCTTGATAGGCAGTCTTTGGTCTGTTTTAGCGATCATTTGGGCTTCATTGCCGATGGTGTTTACAATTGCTAATATCATGTTGGCAAATAATTTGAGAGATTTGGATACGGATATTGAAAATCATCGGTATACATTGGTCTATTATATTGGACGCGAACATGGAGTGATTCTTTTCCAAGGACTAATGCTAGCTTGTTATGCTGTGATTTTGGTAGGAATGGTTTTTGGTATTTATCAATGGCCGATTTTACTAACCTTTGTTTCGCTATTACAAGTCTGGAAAAATCTTAAATTATTTAAAGCAGAGCTACCGCATCCCAAAAGTTTTGGGTACTCGATAAAAAACTTGATCGCATTTAACGGTTGCTATTTGTTAGGGTTGCTAGTGACGATCGTAGTTAAAAAGTTATAA